In one Bacteroidales bacterium genomic region, the following are encoded:
- the holA gene encoding DNA polymerase III subunit delta, with amino-acid sequence MIATFNQLKKDLQTKDYHPIYILYGDEPYYIDLISDYMIENVLDETEKAFNQVVLYGRDTPAIMLVDQCKRFPMMGNVQLIALREAQDMDVKKEENILHLLSYLKNPSPSTILVLGYKYKSPGVKILNAAKKEDKNVVLFESKKKKENDLPVWISEQAKENGYSINTKACIMLIEFLGNNLEKIENELGKLYINHPKTEIITEAVVEKYIGISKDYNIFELQRAISSKDAFKANQIVDYFANNPKENSIFKILPILFNYFTKILLLHSLENKSISDVMSKLGTHPSGAEEFLRMARNYPPAKVQEILSWIRETNTRTLGIENYSANDRQLYRELIFKILH; translated from the coding sequence ATGATTGCTACTTTCAACCAGTTAAAAAAAGATCTTCAGACAAAGGATTATCACCCTATCTATATCTTATATGGTGATGAACCCTATTATATAGACCTGATATCGGACTATATGATTGAAAATGTGTTGGATGAAACTGAAAAGGCATTTAACCAGGTGGTACTTTATGGCAGAGACACCCCGGCTATCATGCTGGTTGATCAGTGTAAACGTTTCCCGATGATGGGCAATGTGCAATTGATTGCATTACGAGAAGCACAGGATATGGATGTAAAGAAGGAAGAAAATATCCTGCATTTATTGTCTTATCTAAAGAACCCTTCTCCATCCACTATTCTGGTATTAGGATATAAATATAAATCACCAGGAGTTAAAATACTGAATGCAGCGAAAAAGGAAGATAAAAATGTTGTCCTCTTTGAATCAAAGAAAAAGAAGGAAAACGATTTACCTGTATGGATCAGTGAACAAGCCAAAGAAAATGGCTATAGTATTAATACCAAGGCTTGTATTATGCTAATCGAATTTCTGGGTAACAACCTTGAAAAAATTGAGAATGAACTGGGAAAACTCTATATCAACCATCCGAAAACTGAAATAATCACAGAAGCTGTGGTTGAGAAATATATTGGCATAAGTAAGGACTACAATATTTTCGAACTTCAACGTGCAATTTCATCAAAGGATGCGTTTAAAGCAAATCAGATTGTTGACTATTTCGCAAATAATCCTAAAGAAAACTCAATATTCAAAATATTACCCATACTTTTTAACTACTTTACAAAGATCCTATTGCTCCATAGCCTGGAAAATAAGAGTATATCTGATGTCATGAGTAAATTAGGTACTCATCCCTCTGGTGCGGAGGAGTTTCTAAGAATGGCAAGGAATTATCCCCCTGCCAAGGTCCAGGAAATTCTTTCATGGATAAGGGAAACCAATACCAGGACTTTAGGGATTGAAAACTATTCGGCTAATGACAGACAGCTATACAGGGAGTTAATTTTCAAGATTCTGCATTAA
- a CDS encoding AMP nucleosidase: MKTKKEIVENWLPRYTGTQLEDFGEYILLVNFSAYLEEFARMNNVEIKGAGRSMPSATAGNITMIKFGMGSANAATIMDLLGAIHPKACLFLGKCGGLKRKNQLGDLILPIAAIRGEGTSNDYFPPEVPALPAFSLQKAISTSIREHSRDYWTGTVYTTNRRVWEHDNEFKKYLRLTRAMAIDLETATIFVVGFANEVPTGALLLVSDQPMISSGVKTENSDKIVNEKFMHDHLSIGIESLKQMIDKHLTLKHLHF, encoded by the coding sequence ATGAAAACGAAAAAGGAGATCGTTGAGAATTGGTTACCAAGATATACCGGTACTCAATTAGAGGATTTTGGCGAATACATTCTTTTGGTAAACTTTTCAGCCTACCTCGAAGAATTTGCACGAATGAATAATGTGGAGATCAAAGGAGCGGGACGTTCGATGCCAAGTGCCACAGCAGGGAACATCACCATGATCAAATTTGGAATGGGAAGTGCTAATGCTGCAACAATAATGGATTTATTAGGAGCAATTCATCCAAAAGCCTGTTTATTCCTTGGTAAATGCGGTGGGCTTAAAAGAAAGAATCAACTGGGTGATTTAATTTTGCCCATAGCAGCCATAAGAGGAGAAGGAACGTCCAATGATTACTTTCCTCCCGAAGTACCTGCACTCCCGGCATTCAGTCTTCAGAAAGCTATATCAACCTCTATCAGGGAACATAGCAGGGACTATTGGACAGGAACCGTTTATACTACCAACCGCAGGGTTTGGGAACATGATAATGAATTCAAGAAGTACCTTCGTTTGACAAGGGCTATGGCTATTGATCTTGAAACTGCAACTATTTTTGTTGTTGGTTTTGCTAATGAAGTACCAACCGGTGCTTTATTACTGGTTTCTGATCAGCCAATGATTTCTTCCGGGGTAAAAACTGAGAACAGTGATAAAATTGTGAATGAGAAATTCATGCATGACCATCTCTCTATTGGTATTGAATCCCTGAAACAAATGATTGACAAGCATCTTACCCTGAAACATCTGCATTTCTAA
- a CDS encoding DUF3822 family protein, translating to MECILNLVDPLFDQGHTEKYRLSILLRPDGFSFCVLDPRTMTFVALADYTLGIRNSSAIPRNEKLCELFKQEMNKIDLFQLAFNKIDLVYASPKATLIPPGFVHETSLESYFRFNHQLDAAEIVATQFLEIGNIQVAYALPSCIRNLCISRFSVLQPGSTATALIQSLLRSNDHIIARQVFLNVMGGFFDVIIIQGRKLLYYNTFKRSAPDDLVYFTIYVLEQMGFVPSEEIVNLMGDIIAGDEDFKMLYHYIDRLNFANFGVQADFGTVFSDIPVHKYFTLFNLPFCE from the coding sequence TTGGAATGTATCCTGAACCTGGTTGATCCATTATTTGACCAGGGGCATACTGAAAAATACAGATTATCCATCCTGCTAAGGCCGGATGGATTTTCTTTTTGTGTTCTGGACCCCAGGACTATGACCTTTGTGGCCCTTGCCGACTATACCCTTGGTATTAGAAATAGTTCAGCAATTCCCAGGAATGAGAAACTATGTGAGCTCTTTAAGCAGGAAATGAATAAAATTGATCTGTTCCAGCTTGCCTTCAATAAAATTGATCTTGTATATGCTTCTCCGAAAGCTACTTTAATACCCCCGGGTTTTGTTCATGAAACGAGCCTTGAGTCTTACTTCAGGTTCAATCATCAGTTGGATGCTGCTGAAATTGTTGCTACTCAGTTTCTTGAAATTGGCAATATTCAGGTTGCTTATGCATTGCCTTCCTGCATAAGGAACCTTTGCATTTCCAGGTTTAGTGTCCTGCAACCCGGATCAACAGCTACAGCCCTTATTCAGAGCCTTCTGAGATCAAATGATCATATTATTGCAAGGCAGGTATTCTTAAATGTTATGGGAGGCTTTTTTGATGTAATCATTATTCAGGGTAGAAAATTACTATATTACAATACTTTCAAAAGATCTGCACCCGATGATCTGGTTTACTTTACAATATATGTCCTGGAGCAAATGGGTTTCGTGCCCTCTGAAGAAATTGTAAACCTGATGGGTGATATCATAGCAGGTGATGAGGACTTTAAAATGCTGTATCACTATATTGACCGCCTGAATTTTGCAAATTTTGGCGTACAGGCTGATTTTGGCACTGTTTTTTCAGATATTCCTGTTCATAAATACTTCACACTCTTTAATCTACCATTTTGCGAATAA
- the coaD gene encoding pantetheine-phosphate adenylyltransferase — translation MKIAVFPGSFDPITRGHESIVQRAIPLFDKIIIAIGTNIDKSGYFTLEQRLTWIHEVFKDEPSVSVTSYHGLTVDFCHEVNAGYMIRGLRTSADFEFERSVAQVNTRLSGELETIFFLTLPEHVMITSSIVREVHKYGRNVSQFVPDGIIIPK, via the coding sequence ATGAAAATAGCAGTCTTTCCAGGCTCCTTTGATCCGATTACCCGGGGCCATGAATCTATAGTTCAACGTGCGATCCCGCTTTTTGATAAGATTATTATTGCTATTGGCACTAATATTGACAAATCAGGCTATTTTACATTAGAGCAACGGTTAACCTGGATTCATGAAGTCTTCAAAGATGAACCCTCTGTTTCTGTAACCAGTTATCATGGACTTACAGTTGATTTCTGTCATGAAGTGAATGCAGGTTATATGATCAGGGGATTGCGCACATCTGCAGATTTTGAATTCGAGAGGAGTGTTGCCCAGGTGAATACCCGCCTATCGGGAGAATTGGAAACAATATTTTTCCTCACTTTGCCTGAACATGTAATGATTACATCTTCTATTGTAAGAGAAGTGCATAAGTATGGAAGAAATGTAAGCCAGTTTGTCCCTGATGGTATAATTATTCCGAAGTAG
- a CDS encoding orotate phosphoribosyltransferase — protein MKSKFEDTALTVAESLLQIKAIKLDNANPFTWSSGIKSPIYCDNRRTLSYPKIRTYIRQEFVKLINDEFGNVDLIAGVATGAIAAGVLVAQDLGLPFVYIRSEKKGHGLENQIEGVVESGQSVVVIEDLVSTGKSSLNAVQALRDAGCNVKGMVAIFTYGLPEAEESFKAANCILKTLTNYNYLVKKALEQNIIKDSDMQSLIQWRENPKTWGV, from the coding sequence ATGAAATCGAAGTTTGAAGATACTGCCCTAACCGTTGCTGAATCATTATTGCAAATTAAAGCAATTAAGCTGGACAATGCCAATCCATTTACCTGGAGTTCAGGTATAAAGTCCCCAATTTATTGCGATAATCGTCGCACTCTTTCTTATCCAAAGATCCGGACCTATATCCGGCAGGAGTTTGTGAAACTCATAAATGATGAATTTGGAAATGTTGACCTGATTGCCGGTGTTGCTACGGGAGCAATTGCTGCAGGTGTGCTTGTGGCTCAGGATCTTGGACTTCCTTTTGTATATATCCGTTCCGAGAAAAAAGGGCATGGCCTGGAAAATCAGATTGAAGGAGTGGTTGAAAGCGGGCAATCCGTTGTAGTGATTGAAGACCTCGTTTCCACTGGCAAAAGCAGTTTAAATGCTGTGCAGGCACTACGCGATGCCGGATGCAACGTTAAGGGAATGGTTGCCATCTTTACCTATGGCCTTCCGGAAGCAGAAGAAAGTTTTAAGGCAGCTAATTGCATCCTAAAAACACTCACTAATTATAATTATCTCGTAAAAAAAGCCCTGGAGCAGAATATTATAAAGGATTCCGACATGCAATCATTGATTCAATGGCGTGAGAATCCTAAAACCTGGGGCGTTTAA
- a CDS encoding long-chain fatty acid--CoA ligase — MNNVTRLFDLLPHIRDTYTKKDDLFAGKEAGVWVKYSIDDYIAISTQVSYGLMALGVKKGDKVATISGSRPEWNFVDMGILQMGAIHVPVYPTISESDYRYILAHAEVQYVFVSGWDTYRKIEHIISEIPTLKGVYAFRETEGIPMFSEVVSLGKANVEEQKLENIKSSILPSDLATIIYTSGTTGNPKGVMLSHLNIISNFMACKHILPFGDEGKALSYLPLCHVYERMLTYLYQYAGISIYYAESIATISDNMREMKPYILSTVPRLLEKIYDKIMANGLKLKGIKRMIFFWAVHLGLKYEMYGQNGFFYEAKLKIARKLVFSKWSAALGGNLKVMVSGGAALQPRLARIFWAAGIPVLEGYGLTETSPVISVNNFEENGVKFGTVGPVISNVQVEIAPDQEIICKGPSLMMGYYKEPEITSAAIDSNGWFHTGDLGRIEPEGQLKITGRKKEIFKTSFGKYISPELIENKFKESHFIDALIVVGENQKYAAALIVPDFAFLKSWCARKEIPYTTDIEMVQNERIQNRVGKEISKFNKFFGATEQIKAFDILDKEWTVETGELTASLKLRRLFIQEKYGTRIDRLFNRVED; from the coding sequence ATGAACAATGTTACCCGTCTTTTCGACCTGCTTCCACATATCCGGGATACTTACACTAAGAAAGATGATCTGTTTGCCGGCAAAGAAGCCGGGGTATGGGTTAAGTATTCTATCGATGATTACATTGCAATTTCAACACAGGTTAGCTATGGTCTGATGGCCTTAGGTGTAAAGAAAGGCGATAAGGTTGCTACCATTTCAGGGAGCAGGCCGGAGTGGAATTTTGTGGATATGGGTATTCTTCAGATGGGTGCTATTCATGTACCTGTTTATCCAACTATCAGCGAGTCCGACTACAGGTATATCCTTGCCCATGCTGAGGTTCAGTATGTTTTCGTTTCAGGTTGGGATACTTACCGGAAAATTGAACACATTATTAGTGAAATTCCTACACTCAAAGGAGTATATGCTTTCAGGGAAACAGAAGGTATTCCAATGTTTTCCGAAGTTGTTTCCCTGGGAAAAGCGAATGTTGAAGAGCAGAAACTGGAAAATATCAAGTCTTCTATTTTACCTTCTGATCTGGCCACTATCATCTATACTTCAGGCACTACAGGTAACCCAAAAGGGGTAATGCTTTCCCATCTGAATATTATTTCAAATTTCATGGCCTGCAAGCATATCCTTCCCTTCGGTGATGAAGGCAAAGCGCTTAGTTACCTGCCACTCTGTCATGTATATGAACGCATGCTTACTTACCTTTATCAGTATGCCGGAATATCTATTTATTACGCCGAAAGCATTGCTACGATCTCGGACAACATGCGGGAGATGAAACCTTATATTCTCTCAACTGTGCCACGTTTACTCGAGAAGATTTATGATAAGATCATGGCCAATGGGTTAAAACTGAAGGGGATAAAAAGAATGATCTTCTTCTGGGCGGTTCATCTTGGATTAAAATATGAAATGTACGGGCAAAATGGGTTTTTCTATGAAGCAAAATTGAAGATTGCCCGCAAATTGGTTTTCTCAAAATGGTCTGCTGCATTGGGAGGGAATCTTAAAGTCATGGTTTCCGGGGGCGCTGCTCTGCAACCCAGGCTGGCAAGGATTTTCTGGGCCGCTGGAATCCCGGTTCTTGAAGGTTATGGATTAACAGAAACCTCTCCGGTGATTTCTGTGAATAATTTTGAAGAAAATGGGGTGAAATTTGGCACAGTTGGTCCTGTGATCAGTAATGTACAAGTCGAGATTGCACCTGACCAGGAGATTATATGTAAAGGACCCAGTCTCATGATGGGTTATTATAAGGAGCCGGAAATCACAAGCGCCGCTATCGATAGCAATGGCTGGTTTCATACCGGTGACCTTGGCCGGATTGAACCTGAAGGACAACTGAAAATAACCGGCAGGAAAAAAGAGATTTTTAAAACTTCTTTTGGAAAATATATCAGCCCGGAATTAATTGAAAATAAATTTAAGGAGTCACATTTCATTGATGCCCTGATTGTTGTTGGTGAAAACCAGAAATATGCAGCAGCTTTGATTGTCCCCGATTTTGCTTTTCTCAAGTCATGGTGTGCCCGTAAGGAAATTCCTTATACAACAGATATTGAAATGGTTCAGAATGAACGAATTCAAAATCGCGTTGGAAAAGAAATTTCGAAGTTCAATAAGTTCTTTGGTGCAACAGAACAAATCAAAGCCTTTGATATTCTGGATAAGGAATGGACGGTGGAAACAGGTGAACTCACTGCTTCACTAAAGTTAAGACGACTTTTTATCCAGGAAAAATATGGCACCAGGATTGATCGATTATTTAATAGGGTAGAGGACTAA
- a CDS encoding type I restriction enzyme HsdR N-terminal domain-containing protein, with product MQSLDFPDFQFRISSQNDRQMIWDPIRRKMVRLTPEEWVRQHVIAYLTGIKGFPIGLLGVEKKIVLNGLVKRFDLVAFNNSGTPIVLIECKAPSVLITQKTFDQAARYNMQLNAGIFYITNGLNHYCCFLDPTANTYQFLEEIPSYSELNNLFI from the coding sequence ATGCAGTCACTAGATTTTCCAGATTTTCAATTCAGAATTTCCTCACAGAATGACCGGCAAATGATCTGGGATCCGATCCGGAGAAAAATGGTTCGGCTTACTCCAGAGGAATGGGTGCGTCAGCATGTTATTGCCTATCTTACGGGTATTAAAGGTTTTCCGATTGGTTTACTTGGCGTAGAGAAGAAAATCGTGCTGAACGGACTTGTTAAGCGATTTGATCTGGTTGCTTTCAATAATTCAGGCACTCCAATTGTATTGATTGAATGTAAAGCACCCTCTGTCTTGATTACTCAAAAGACTTTTGATCAGGCTGCAAGATATAATATGCAGCTAAATGCCGGTATTTTCTATATCACTAATGGATTAAACCACTATTGTTGTTTTCTTGATCCAACTGCAAATACCTACCAATTCTTAGAAGAGATTCCTTCTTATTCTGAGTTGAATAATTTATTCATTTAA
- a CDS encoding NUDIX domain-containing protein has product MNIFSAVHPSDSWKDFISCFKYLEAAGGVVYNEKKEILFIRRFEKWDLPKGKIEKNEHPEEAAVREVEEETGLNQPAILHSLPDTYHLYPDRNNKFILKKTFWFRMSYYGSEALIPQLEEHITEARWISEKKLDEILTNTYASLKGLLEQL; this is encoded by the coding sequence ATGAATATTTTTTCAGCCGTTCATCCTTCAGACAGTTGGAAGGATTTTATTTCATGTTTCAAATACCTGGAAGCAGCCGGTGGAGTTGTTTACAATGAAAAGAAAGAGATACTTTTTATCAGGAGATTTGAAAAATGGGATTTGCCTAAAGGCAAAATTGAAAAAAATGAGCATCCGGAGGAAGCTGCTGTAAGGGAAGTAGAGGAAGAAACCGGGTTGAATCAGCCAGCTATTTTACATTCTTTGCCTGATACTTACCATCTATATCCGGATCGCAATAATAAGTTCATTCTTAAAAAGACATTTTGGTTTCGAATGTCATACTATGGGTCGGAGGCACTTATACCACAATTGGAAGAACATATCACTGAAGCCAGGTGGATTTCTGAAAAAAAGTTAGATGAAATTCTAACTAATACCTACGCATCATTAAAAGGCTTGCTGGAACAGCTTTAG
- the deoD gene encoding purine-nucleoside phosphorylase: MSIHIEAKPGDIADFILLPGDPLRAKHIAENQLEQAVCYNNVRGMLGFTGYYKGKRVSVQGTGMGLPSLMIYVSELINDYGVKTLVRVGTCGGIREDIHVRDLIMAVSASTDSAAVGRAFPGMTFAPTASFQLALKANENAREMGLELKAGNILSSDLFYHDPELGDSYALWRRHGTLAVEMESAGLYLLAARHQVDALSLLTVSDHLLTGEHVSATERQFNFNQMSQLALSLV; this comes from the coding sequence ATGAGCATCCACATTGAAGCAAAACCCGGCGATATAGCAGATTTTATTCTTCTACCGGGAGATCCCCTCAGGGCTAAACATATAGCTGAAAACCAACTCGAACAAGCTGTCTGCTACAATAATGTACGCGGTATGCTTGGTTTTACTGGTTACTATAAAGGAAAAAGAGTTTCAGTTCAGGGTACAGGCATGGGACTACCATCGCTGATGATCTATGTAAGCGAACTGATCAATGATTACGGAGTCAAAACCCTGGTAAGGGTTGGTACCTGTGGAGGAATCAGAGAAGATATTCATGTCCGCGATCTAATCATGGCAGTCAGCGCTTCCACCGATTCTGCAGCCGTTGGGAGAGCATTCCCCGGTATGACTTTTGCCCCTACAGCAAGCTTTCAGCTCGCTTTAAAAGCAAATGAAAATGCCAGGGAAATGGGACTGGAACTAAAAGCAGGTAACATTCTTTCTTCTGACCTCTTTTATCATGATCCAGAGTTGGGTGATAGTTATGCACTATGGCGCAGGCATGGTACTCTTGCTGTTGAGATGGAATCCGCCGGATTGTATTTGCTTGCTGCCCGGCACCAAGTGGATGCATTATCACTTCTAACGGTTAGCGATCATCTTCTTACAGGTGAACATGTTAGTGCCACTGAGCGTCAATTCAACTTCAACCAGATGAGTCAGTTGGCTTTAAGCCTGGTATAA
- a CDS encoding SDR family oxidoreductase has translation MNRTILITGATSGIGKECAFSFAGLNDRLIITGRRADRLNKIAEELREQFNVQVLPLIFDVKDRKMVEEALDSVPADWRSVDVLINNAGLSLGLNHLQEGQVDDWDIMIDTNIKGLLYVSRKVVPWMIENGKGHIINIGSIAGKEVYPKGNVYCATKFAVDALTKAMRIDLLAKGIKVSQIAPGAVETEFSEVRFKGDKELAANVYKGFTPLTGHDIAEAATWIAGLPPHVNVNDLVIMPAAQASPAYFDKNL, from the coding sequence ATGAATAGAACTATTTTAATAACCGGAGCTACAAGTGGCATTGGTAAAGAATGTGCCTTCTCCTTTGCTGGATTGAATGACCGATTGATAATTACCGGAAGAAGGGCAGACCGTCTTAATAAAATTGCTGAAGAATTAAGAGAACAATTTAATGTCCAGGTATTGCCTTTGATTTTTGATGTGAAAGATCGAAAAATGGTTGAAGAAGCATTGGATTCAGTCCCCGCGGATTGGCGATCGGTTGATGTATTGATCAATAATGCCGGACTTTCTCTGGGATTAAATCATCTGCAGGAAGGACAAGTAGATGATTGGGATATAATGATTGATACCAATATTAAAGGACTTCTTTATGTGAGTAGAAAAGTAGTTCCCTGGATGATTGAAAATGGGAAAGGACATATTATTAACATTGGTTCAATTGCAGGGAAGGAAGTTTATCCAAAGGGCAATGTATATTGTGCGACAAAGTTTGCCGTGGATGCATTGACAAAAGCGATGCGTATTGACCTTCTCGCAAAAGGAATCAAGGTATCACAAATAGCACCCGGCGCAGTAGAGACTGAGTTCTCTGAAGTAAGGTTCAAAGGTGACAAGGAGTTGGCTGCCAATGTCTATAAAGGTTTCACCCCTCTAACTGGGCATGATATTGCCGAAGCTGCAACCTGGATCGCAGGACTTCCTCCTCATGTAAATGTAAATGACCTTGTGATTATGCCTGCTGCCCAGGCAAGTCCTGCTTATTTCGATAAGAATCTGTAG